A stretch of DNA from Cololabis saira isolate AMF1-May2022 chromosome 17, fColSai1.1, whole genome shotgun sequence:
AGCTAAAGTACGAGCTAAAGTACGAGCTAAAGTACGAGCTAAAGTACGAGCTAAAGTACGAGCTAAAGTACGAGCTAAAGTACGAGCTAAAGTACGAGTTCTGCTGAGTTTGTTCTCGTCTGGTTCTGATCGACTTCTGGATGTTTTTCAGGAAACAAGACGATGGAGGGAGTGGTGACGGGAGTAAACACAGGTGAAGGAGGCTAACACGGAGCTAACATGCAAGCTAATATACATGCTAAGATGCAAGCTAATATACAAGCTAACGTAAACCTAATATAAAAGCTAACACACAAGCTAAACTACAAGCTAACATACCATCTAACATGCAGGCTAACATAAAGTTAATATACAAGCTAACACACAAGCTAAAATGCAAGTTAATATGGAAGCTAACATATAAGTTAACGTACAAGCTAACATGAAGCCAATATACAAGCAACATACAAGCTAATATACAAGCTAACATACAAGCGAATATACAAGCTAATATTAAAGCTAACACAAGCTAACATGCAAGCGAAGGTGAAAGCTAATatacaaacttacagaaaagcTAGTATGGAAGCTAATATACAAGCTAACATACAAACATTTTCCCCCTCACTTCCACGGTAAAGTACCAGTTTTCTGCAGCAAATGTTTTCAGACGAGTTGCAGCTCTCAATCATTTTATGATTTTACAATTGGTTCAAAAGTTGTTGTAATAAAACACTTCAACTATGACTGAAgcaaatatctgaatgaaaacacCGACTTTGTtcatcttaaatgtaatgatcaACAAAATAcagttgaaaaaaaatacatttaagtttaattatttttctgggATTTTATTTCTAAATGTTTCCGTGTTTCCTGTCGTTAGTGTCGCAGAAGTCGACCGACCAGGCTAACGTAGCAGCGGACGCCGCGGTGGCGGGAGCTAACGAGGTTGCCCAGGCAAcggtggagggggcggagtctgtGGCGGTCGCCAGCGGATTCGTCAGCACGGTAAGAGacgcgtcatgtgacgtcatgTTTGTTTACTCTCTTTAAAACTATTTTAAGGAAAacattgatttaaaatttaaaaaaaaactaaaaactaaaaaaataattctTCTGATTTTCTGTCATATATTTAACAGTCTAGAAAAAGGAGCATATTTAATATGTACTTTAATATTTTAATTCCTTTCTGGTTGATTGCTAATTCCTTCATTAACTatcattggccacggttacatgatgtttcttAATTCAGAATTAGTTATTCCGAATtaagtaattccgaattaaactattttcctttgagtttacatggaaatagtaattctgaattcaggtttacatggaaaacacgtttgatcggctttaatttcattttaatttgtatgtttcctgtttccatgtgttcttttaatgatttctatttattaaataaatggtctctgctcttgaccagcgtttactgctgctgcatctggaaactttgttaggaaaaccagcccagcggaatataagatcatggagacagacgggcgagggaacgagcagaaagaaagacttaTTATACTTAAAGCagaaagatttatttatttatttttatttaatttatttatttattttttcttttctattatttcttttaatttcattttattattttatttcattttttttattcatttttttttctttgaatgagtgtaaacatgatcgcagaattattctattcagatttaaaatcagaataaaccagccacttcggaattaagtttaattcggaatggccattttcattcagaattaggtgtttacatggtcatttttactaattttaaatcggatttaattttaattctgaattaaagaggaattaaacttcccgtGTAAACGCACTCACTGTGTTGATAATGTTGATTGTTTTGTTGTCTGTTGTTCATGAACCTCTGCTGATTGGCCGAGAGCAGGAGGAGGCGGGACCAGTGACGACTGAGGAGGtgcctgattggtcgggggggaggagggggcggggcatgATGCTAGCTGCTAACTCCCTCTAACAGCAtgaccagcccccgggtctcgcactcagaaggcacgccggtttcccccagtgtccagccgcggtactgcaacagaaaatcccatgggaccagaaagcttttttcccatagaccgcaatagtaaaagatcgtcctctaaaactgttcacaggaacctccagctggaatcaccggcaattactaatctttgtattctatatttttaagtcatggactttatatccgtcaaaaatgttttataacggccagaaaagtcagagattttttcggcgtatgcgctggctgagcagaatgcattgaaatgaatgagcggccattttcaatctcccatccagttctataatacatccatggtattAACCAGCATCGGCTAAACGCCAccgcctttttcttcttcttcttcttcttcttcttcttcttcttcttcttcttcttcttcttcttcttcttcttcttcttcttcttcttcttcttcttcttcttcttcttcttcttcttcttcttcttcttcttggtgCAAATGGGCGGAGCAAACAGGCCTGTAAACCAGCTGGACACGCCCACTTTAGCTCAGTTAGCCTGGTAGCCTCGCCCTATGCTAACCTATGCTAACTAACCCCTGATGCTAATTAATCTGATTTGATTGATTCTGATCAGATCCATCCAAACATCCTCATCTCAAGCGTTGGCTCCTGAACCGGCATTAGCATCATTAGCATCATTAGCATCGCTAGCTCTGGTTCTGATACTAACTCTCACCTTTTCTGCAGGTGGACCAAACCAAAACAGCGGCGGGGGGGGAGTCGGACCCGGCGCCGCAGTAGGTGAGAACCAGGAGTTGAAATATCCAAACAAACTAGCAATGAAACCGTCTGGATTTCACCAGCAGGTTTTACTACGatggaaaataataaataataaattcagCCTCGTGATGTCCCAGTGAGGAACGATAGAGCAACACTGAGTAGGAGGAActctacggaagagaatcagggccatgcaggagaaaaatatttattttttattgtgcactttgagaaaaaagtcgaaatgtcgagattgatgctcaaatacaatttcaagaaaaaagtcagaatttcgccttttttctcaacatttcaacttttttcacgaaattttgacttttttctcgaaattgtacttcaacattaatctcgacattttgacttttttctcgacatttccactttttctcgaagtcgtaatgaaaaaaaaatcttcctcctctaaaatcttatttctatttttctcccgcctggccctgattctcttccgtagcAGATCTGTGTTCATGGAAGACTGGACGGTGAAACTAATGTGATCAATTACACGTCTAATGGATGGGACTGGAGAAATACTTCTAGTGGATGATTTTAATGCAGAATATAACACTAATAGTCTAGACggatttcagaaaaaaggccttttataagaagtaaggagcatttatgggtacaagtcgggaaccggcctaccttacatatttcaagggtgctgagCCCAAAAAAACTGGTACCCGagtgaaattttgagtttttgaccttctaatttgcatattaaaatggccgccaaattgCCCATCTTGCACAGTTATTAGAccatttcctccttttttcttgtAAGTAGGCAATCAAGATGAGGAGATTGATCGATTTCTAGATCGATAGTCAAGGGTCAaacaaggatatagtggaggctcagtgccttttttatgtatatatatatatatatatatatgccaaataccaacttttaaggtgaaattaagcattatttgtgtcattttttaaggccgacataaatattaaataaaagttactCTGAAATCTTCCCTGTTGATATGACATATGATGTACACAATATTAtatgataacaaagaaaaaaatccattgcaagttgtctgggatttcatgtttttttttttttttttttggcaaatcAAGCATTTGTTCTCTAAATTCTCTAAAAACCCAGGTAGAAAGGGACAAATATTCAAAAAGAGACCACCATGAAACGTACCAAGTTGAATATTTAGATCAGTACATAGCATGGTCAGTCCCATCGCTGAGGACCTTTTGCCTGAGGTGAATTAACAGCAAAGAGGATCGTAACAGTTTCACACACTTTGGtacctacagccacctgcagccacctttagccacctgcagccacctacagccacccatagccacttatagccacctgcagccacctatagccacctgcagccacctatagccacctgcagccacatatagccacctgcagccacctacagccacctatagtcacctgcaaccacctacagccacctatagtcacctgcagccacctacagccacctatagtcacatGCAGCCaactacagccacctatagccacctgcagccaactacagccacctatagccacctgcaaccacctacagccacctacagccacctgcaaccacctacagccacctatagccacctgcagccacctatagccacctgcagccacctgtagccacctatagtcacctgcagccacctatagccacttgcagccacctatagccacctgcaaccacctatagccacctgcagccacctgtagccacctatagtcacctgcagccacctatagccacctatagccacctatagccacctgcagccacctatagccacctgctaCCACCTACattcacctatagccacctgcagccacctgcagccacctatagccacctgcaaccacctatagccacctgcaaccacctatagccacctgcagccacctacagccacctatagccacctgcaaccacctatagccacctgcagccacctatagccacctgcaaccacctatagccacctgcagccacctacagccacctatagtcacctgcagccacctatagccacctgcaaccacctatagccacctacagccacctatagtcacctgcaaccacctacagccacctatagtcaccttcagccacctgcaaccacctataggcacctgcagccacctataggcacctgcagccacctataggcacctgcagccacctatagccacctgcaaccacctacagccacctatagtcacatGCAGCCAactatagccacctacagccacctacagccacctgcaaccacctacagccacctatagtcacatGCAGCCaactacagccacctatagccacctgcaaccacctacagccacctacagccacctgcaaccacctacagccacctatagtcacatgcaaccacctgcaaccacctatagccacctgcagccacctatagccacctgcaaccacctatagccacctgcagccacctacagccacctatagccacctgcaaccacctatagccacctgcagccacctatagccacctgcaaccacctatagccacctacagccacctatagtcaccttcagccacctgcaaccacctataggcacctgcagccacctataggcacctgcagccacctataggcacctgcagccacctatagccacctgcaaccacctacagccacctatagtcacatGCAGCCaactacagccacctatagccacctgcaaccacctacagccacctacagccacctgcaaccacctgcagccacctatagccaaatGCCGAAAATCGGGGCTGTTATGCACTGCAATGTGTACATGTCAGAGTGATGACCAATGTCCTTGTTTAAATGTGGAGTTGTAGTCCTCAAGCATACCAATGCAATGGGTAACCAAAGAACGTGGAAAAGGACTgcagaaagaaataataatcaaaatgaaATTCCAAAGACAAATGGACAAACTAGAAAGGTATACAAACAATTTACCAAAACAAGTGACCTATGGAACTTACAGAAGAAGACAGATGAAAGCAAAGCAATTCAGctagaaacatgaaagaaaatatacagaaacaagatgtgatctgtagaactgttcaagggaagtttcatgtttttttttccctattcacTCGATTTTTCGATGTTTGAATTAAGAGCATTATGCtttgtttgcataaaaaaatgaattctcagacaacttgcaatggtgtttttcttaattattatgtaatatggaatacatcacatatcatatacacactgggaacatttaagagtgatattgactgaatatttatgtcggccttaaaaatgacacaaataatgcttaatttcaccttaaaagttggtattttgcatatatatatacataaaaaggcactgagcctccactatatccttgctctgaccctagactatagatctagacacttaattcatcatctttgaatgcctacttacaaaaaaacttggggaaaatggtccaacgactgagcaagacaggcagtttggcggccattttgatatgcaaattagaaggtcaaaaactcaaaattttgctcgggtaccgttttttttggattcagcacccttgaaatatgtaaagtaggccggttcccgacttgtacccataaatgctccttacatTCACTTTTTGGTACTTCCCGTCTAGTCTATAATTGCTCCATTGAGATCTACAACTTCTCTTGCCTTTTGGTGAAATGCTGCCACCAAGTGGTCAGAAGAGGTATCGCTACATACAGTAGAGACCCCCGTGTGTTCAGGGTGGAATGttcttaaagttttttttagatAGTTCTTACACTGACACGTTTTTAAGGAGGAATGTTTTTAGACTGACCTGTTTTTAAGGTGGATTTTCTTAGAATTAAATTTTTCTATGGTGGTATGTTCTTAAACTGACATGTTCTTAAGGAGGAATGTTCTTAGAATGAACATGTTTTTAAGGTGGAATGTTCTTAAAGTGTTTTTAAGGAGGAATGTTCTTAGAATGAACATGTTTTTAAGATGGAATGTTCTTAGAATGAACATGTTTTTAAGGAGGAATGTTCTTGGATTGACCTGTGTGGAATGTTTTGAGGGAACCTctccttattttcttcttcttcccccaGGCTGATCGTCGTCcctgagagaagaagaaacctgTGTGCTGTGTTTTACCTGACGA
This window harbors:
- the sncga gene encoding synuclein, gamma a isoform X1, with product MDALKKGFSIAKDGVVAAAEKTKAGVEEAAAKTKEGVLYVGNKTMEGVVTGVNTVSQKSTDQANVAADAAVAGANEVAQATVEGAESVAVASGFVSTEEAGPVTTEEVDQTKTAAGGESDPAPQ
- the sncga gene encoding synuclein, gamma a isoform X2, which gives rise to MDALKKGFSIAKDGVVAAAEKTKAGVEEAAAKTKEGVLYVGNKTMEGVVTGVNTVSQKSTDQANVAADAAVAGANEVAQATVEGAESVAVASGFVSTVDQTKTAAGGESDPAPQ